In Hymenobacter sublimis, a single genomic region encodes these proteins:
- a CDS encoding DinB family protein yields the protein MNHRLHLRFEQLERATTQLLHSVEALGDKARQAPGPGQWSAVQVVQHLVVAETGIGQYMEKKLLQAEGLHKAGFASFLKSRLLRVLLRLPFTRFKAPAALAKLTPAEIPPLSELQAEWEAVRRRLERLLNEYPSNLLDRAIFKHPRSGMLTIYQTLDFMLDHVLHHQKQVERITKAVALNKTNPALSTT from the coding sequence ATGAACCACCGCCTACACCTTCGGTTTGAACAGCTTGAACGAGCTACGACCCAGTTACTTCACTCCGTGGAAGCCCTCGGTGACAAGGCCCGACAAGCGCCTGGCCCCGGGCAATGGTCGGCCGTGCAGGTAGTCCAGCACCTGGTGGTTGCGGAAACAGGCATTGGGCAGTACATGGAAAAAAAGCTGCTGCAGGCAGAGGGCTTGCACAAGGCGGGATTCGCCTCGTTCCTGAAGTCGCGGCTGCTGCGGGTGCTGCTGCGGCTGCCTTTTACGCGCTTTAAAGCCCCAGCGGCGCTGGCCAAGCTCACGCCCGCGGAGATTCCGCCCCTGTCTGAGTTGCAGGCCGAGTGGGAAGCGGTACGCCGCCGCTTGGAGCGCCTGCTCAATGAGTACCCGAGCAATCTGCTCGACCGCGCCATTTTCAAGCACCCCCGCTCGGGCATGCTCACCATCTACCAAACCCTGGACTTTATGCTCGACCACGTGTTGCACCACCAGAAACAGGTAGAGCGCATCACAAAGGCCGTTGCGCTTAACAAAACAAACCCGGCGCTTTCCACCACGTAA